A window of Cryptomeria japonica chromosome 3, Sugi_1.0, whole genome shotgun sequence contains these coding sequences:
- the LOC131874580 gene encoding uncharacterized protein LOC131874580, with product MVFIKSVDASNEIKNAETLCNLLDGVVREVGVENVVQIITDNAAAYVSAGRMLMQRHPSITWSPCAAHCLDLVLEDIGKIGWVKKVVEDAKSVTKFIYNHTWVLALMRKYTNGKDLVRPGVTRFASHFITLQSILSAIPHLKQMFVSDAWLGSAYSKRPEAEKIVTIVFDDGFNKSGEELTAVTEPLVRVLRMVDGEGMPMGFIYEAMDRAKEAISHYYRGNARKCEIFWRIIDRRWTNQLHQPIHAFAYFLNPKFYFSDSFRADEEVMAGVITCIDKMTPDPELRDKVLDELEIYKSAEGRLFSSQLAIDRRGKQQPDLWWENYGAGTPNLQKIAIRVLSQPCSASGCERNWSVFESIHTKKRNRLSQKRLNDLVFVRYNLRLRVRQVEGVSHEAIDLDEIDPYGDWTMNEQNDGDDVLLTEEEIAEIERGAAQDAEGARLDEDEDEDEDDDEDYDFEEESSHHLDTTTPTATTSSSRPEKLSYIRKNTKRKM from the exons atggtattcataaagtctgttgatgcctcaaatgaaataaaaaatgcagagactttgtgtaatctgttggatggtgtggttcgggaagttggagttgagaatgttgtccaaattatcacggacaacgcagctgcatatgtatctgcaggtagaatgcttatgcagaggcatccttcgattacatggagtccttgtgctgcacattgcttggacttggtgctagaggacattgggaagattggatgggtgaagaaggtggttgaagatgcaaaaagtgtcaccaaattcatctacaaccatacttgggtgcttgctttgatgagaaaatacacaaatggcaaggaccttgtgcgacctggagtgacacgatttgctagccacttcatcactttgcagagcattcttagtgccattcctcatcttaagcagatgtttgtgtcagatgcttggttggggtctgcatactccaaaagacctgaagcagagaagattgtgaCCATTGTTTTTGATGATgggttcaataaaagtggagaggagttgactgcg gtgacagaacctttggtgagggttcttcgtatggtggatggagagggcatgccaatgggtttcatttatgaggccatggatagggccaaagaggccatttcacattactatcgtggaaatgcaagaaaatgtgaaatcttttggcgcatcattgatcgtaggtggacaaaccaactccaccaaccgatacatgccttcgcctactttttgaacccgaaattctacttctctgattcatttagggctgatgaggaggtcatggcaggtgttattacatgcattgataagatgacacctgatcctgagttgagagacaaggttcttgatgagttggag atctacaaaagtgcagaggggagactcttctcatcacaactagcaattgataggagaggaaaacaacaaccag atttatggtgggagaattatggtgccggcacgcctaatcttcaaaagatagctatccgtgttttgtctcagccatgcagtgcttctgggtgtgaacgaaattggagtgtctttgaaagcattcacacaaagaagagaaatagattgtcacaaaagcggctcaatgatctagtatttgttcggtacaaccttcgccttcgagttagacaggtggagggtgtttcacatgaggccattgacttggatgaaattgatccatatggtgattggaccatgaatgaacaaaatgatggtgatgatgtcctccttaccgaagaagaaattgcagaaatagagagaggagcagcacaagatgcagaaggagcaagattggatgaagatgaggacgaagatgaggatgatgatgaggactatgactttgaagaagaatcatctcaccatttagataccacaacacccactgctactacttctagctcaaggcctgaaaaattgagctatattaggaaaaatacaaagaggaagatgtag